A genomic stretch from Herpetosiphonaceae bacterium includes:
- a CDS encoding deoxynucleoside kinase, which translates to MPHYIVIEGVIGVGKTTLTRLLAKPFSANVLLEVVEENPFLSDFYGDRARYAFQTQTFFLLSRYKQQTGEVAPQIGRANLLSDYLFAKNEIFARQNLSSDELTLFYQLYRTLSAHIPKPDLVVYLQADVDTLMARIALRDRPFERDMDRQYIADLRDAYEEFFASYTETPLLTVATDALNLVRDLQARAQVVGQIRAALAGYQQPSLLPL; encoded by the coding sequence ATGCCACACTACATCGTGATCGAGGGCGTGATCGGCGTGGGCAAGACGACGCTCACCCGGCTGCTCGCCAAACCATTTAGCGCCAACGTCCTGCTCGAAGTCGTCGAGGAAAATCCGTTCCTGTCGGACTTCTACGGCGATCGGGCGCGGTATGCGTTCCAGACGCAGACGTTCTTTCTGCTGAGCCGCTACAAGCAGCAGACCGGCGAGGTCGCGCCGCAGATTGGCCGCGCTAACCTGCTCAGCGATTATCTCTTCGCCAAGAACGAGATCTTCGCCCGCCAGAATCTCTCCAGCGATGAGCTGACGCTCTTCTATCAGTTGTACCGCACGCTGTCGGCGCACATCCCGAAGCCCGATCTGGTGGTCTATTTGCAGGCCGATGTCGATACGCTCATGGCGCGGATCGCGCTGCGCGACCGGCCCTTCGAGCGCGACATGGACCGGCAGTACATCGCCGATCTACGCGACGCCTACGAGGAGTTTTTCGCGAGCTACACCGAGACGCCGCTGCTGACGGTCGCGACGGATGCGCTGAATCTGGTGCGCGATCTGCAGGCCCGCGCGCAGGTTGTCGGGCAGATCCGCGCGGCGCTGGCAGGCTACCAGCAGCCGTCGCTGCTGCCGCTGTAG
- a CDS encoding nitroreductase family protein, translating to MDVFEAISTLLAVRIYQDRPVPEESIRRILEAGRLTGSGRNAQPWHFIAVQDRDTLRQIGALMPTGPYIAQAPLAIVVAIDQMPTAVSDASRAIQSMLLTAWADGLGSNWAGFGGVDVLKPLLGIPDDLDVFAVLSIGYPTSAVGQGKKVRKPLAQVAHRERFGDPFE from the coding sequence ATGGATGTTTTCGAGGCGATCTCTACGCTCCTGGCCGTGCGAATCTACCAGGACCGCCCCGTGCCTGAGGAGAGCATCCGGCGGATTTTGGAGGCCGGGCGGCTGACCGGCAGCGGCAGGAATGCGCAGCCCTGGCATTTTATCGCCGTTCAAGATCGCGACACGCTGCGCCAGATCGGAGCCCTGATGCCCACCGGCCCCTACATCGCGCAGGCACCGCTGGCGATCGTCGTTGCGATCGACCAGATGCCGACCGCCGTCTCGGATGCCAGCCGCGCGATCCAGTCGATGCTGCTGACCGCCTGGGCCGATGGGCTGGGATCGAACTGGGCCGGCTTCGGCGGGGTGGACGTGCTCAAGCCGCTGCTGGGCATTCCCGATGATCTGGACGTTTTCGCCGTTCTCTCGATTGGCTACCCCACGAGCGCGGTCGGGCAGGGCAAGAAAGTGCGCAAGCCGCTTGCTCAGGTCGCGCATCGCGAGCGCTTCGGCGATCCGTTCGAGTAG
- the hisS gene encoding histidine--tRNA ligase translates to MAVKAQTYKGMKDYLPRDMRLRQYIVATLTEVAERYGFEPMQTPIVEYEATLAGKLGDDEKLIYRLQYGDDRLALRYDQTVSLARVVGQYPNEIVFPFRRYAFGPSYRGERQQRGRYREFYQFDLDIVGVDSRVADAEVVAVICEALTRLGFTGFKVLLNHREVLTALARVAGVAEEQAGQVYRAIDKFDKIGADGVRNELINSGVSADAATRIVELIAIEGDPQTVLSAMRGALQADPRGQQAVEAVAAVVQLLAEQGVDPRAYAVAPRLARGLSYYTGLVFEAVIENPPIGSLLGGGRYDRLIGSFAGREVPTVGTAFGIERLQIVMTELGLQPPIDSAPRVYVTLFGPEQVAESLRLAQELRAAGIPTITALQPDKLGKQLKEADQKNVPYALVLGPDDLARGEVVVKNLRSGEQQSVARDRVLALVRQ, encoded by the coding sequence ATGGCAGTGAAAGCGCAAACCTACAAGGGCATGAAGGATTACCTGCCGCGCGACATGCGGCTGCGGCAATATATCGTCGCGACGCTGACCGAGGTGGCCGAGCGCTACGGCTTCGAGCCGATGCAGACGCCGATTGTGGAGTACGAGGCGACGCTGGCGGGCAAGCTCGGCGACGATGAGAAGCTGATCTATCGCTTGCAGTACGGCGACGACCGGCTGGCACTGCGCTACGATCAGACCGTCTCGCTGGCGCGCGTGGTCGGGCAGTATCCCAACGAGATCGTGTTTCCGTTCCGGCGCTATGCGTTCGGGCCATCCTACCGGGGCGAGCGACAGCAGCGCGGTCGCTACCGCGAGTTCTACCAGTTCGACCTCGACATCGTGGGCGTGGACTCGCGCGTGGCCGATGCGGAGGTGGTGGCGGTGATCTGCGAGGCGCTGACGCGGCTGGGCTTTACCGGCTTCAAGGTGCTGCTCAATCATCGCGAGGTGCTGACCGCGCTGGCGCGGGTGGCGGGCGTGGCGGAGGAGCAGGCGGGCCAGGTCTATCGCGCGATCGATAAGTTCGATAAGATCGGCGCGGATGGCGTGCGCAATGAGCTGATCAACAGCGGCGTGAGCGCGGACGCGGCGACGCGGATCGTCGAGCTCATCGCGATCGAGGGCGATCCGCAAACAGTACTTTCGGCGATGCGCGGCGCGCTGCAAGCCGATCCGCGCGGCCAGCAGGCGGTCGAGGCGGTGGCTGCCGTGGTGCAGCTTTTGGCCGAGCAGGGCGTCGATCCGCGTGCCTACGCGGTCGCGCCGCGTCTGGCGCGGGGCCTGTCGTACTACACCGGGCTGGTCTTCGAGGCCGTGATCGAGAATCCGCCGATCGGCTCGCTGCTTGGCGGCGGGCGCTACGACAGGCTGATCGGCTCGTTCGCCGGGCGAGAGGTGCCCACCGTCGGCACGGCGTTCGGCATCGAGCGCTTGCAGATCGTGATGACCGAGCTTGGTCTTCAGCCGCCGATCGACTCCGCACCGCGTGTCTATGTGACGCTCTTCGGCCCGGAGCAGGTCGCCGAGTCGCTCAGGCTGGCTCAGGAGCTACGGGCCGCTGGCATTCCGACGATCACCGCGCTCCAGCCCGATAAGCTTGGCAAGCAGCTCAAGGAGGCCGATCAGAAGAACGTGCCCTACGCGCTGGTGCTCGGCCCCGACGATCTGGCGCGCGGCGAGGTGGTGGTCAAGAATCTGCGCTCCGGCGAGCAGCAGAGCGTCGCCCGCGATCGGGTGCTGGCGCTGGTGCGGCAGTAA